Genomic window (Sulfurovum sp. NBC37-1):
ATGTTCTTCGGCAGTACAGAACGCATGAAGTCCGTCTCCGCTGCGCACACTGCCGCACTGGCAGCTTTCAAGACTCTGCAGGCCGGAGACCGTGTGGGTGCGGTGGTCTACAACAACGATGAGGTAAAGTTCTTCAAAGCAACAGCCAGCAAAAAAGGGGTGGTGCAAATACTCACCGAAGTGGAGCGTCAGAACCGCCTTCTCAAAGCGACCAATGTCAACAATTCCCCCAAAACGCTCAACGAAGCGCTCAAGATCGTCAGCTCGCTTGCCAAACATGACGACCTTGTCCTCATGATAGGTGACGGCCGTGCGCTCGATGCAGAGACAAGAAGACATGTGACACGCATCTCTGCCCACAACGACGTGATGGCCGTACTCGTCTATGACCCTATGGAAGAACAGATCGTGGAATCACCTTCGCTTTTCTTCTCTGACGGTGTCGAAACGGTCGATGTGGATTCCACCTCAGGCAGCTTCAAAAAGAAGTTCGACCAGAGGCTTGAGCTGCGCAAAGAGCAGATGCAGCACCTCTCACGAAAGAATGCCATTCCTGTGCTGAGTATCTCCACGGCTGAACCGGTCGCCGACCAGCTCTACAGACAGTTGAACATGCAGGGGGCACGCTGATGTCTACCGATGTGAACAAAACGCTCGAAGCATTGGGATCGCTCGACAAGTTACATGATATTATCACCCCCGAACCCGTTGGGTTTTTCCCTTTGGCATCGGGATGGTACATCCTCTTGGCACTGCTGGCGGCCTGGCTCTTTCATGTCGGTTTCCTGCGCTACAAAGCCTACCAGAGGAACCGTTACCGAAGAGACGCACTGAATGAACTCGGGAGTGAGAAAAGCGCTTCGGAGTTGCTCTCTCTTGCCAAGCGTGTGGCACTCTCCGCCTATGGCAGGGAACAGGTCGCCAGACTTTCCGGCGAGGCATGGTGGAACTTCATGGAAACATATTCCCAAACACAAGTCCCGCAATCCCTGCGCGACGAAGCGGACAAAGTACTTTACCTGCCGGGCTATGAAATCTCCCCGGAAGACCATAGCGCACTTTACAAGGTGACCAAGGTATGGATAAGTACCCACAAAGGAGGCAAAGCATGATAGAATTTGCCTACCCCTGGGTCTTTATACTGACCGTTCTGCCTTTCATCATCAACAGGGCACCGCTCTATTACATTTCCAAAAGAATGGCGCTGCGCATCAGCTTTAAAGAGGACATCGATGCGGCGATGGAGAGTAGGCAGGAGGTCAGCGGTATCTCAAGGGCGACCAAAGGAGAGAAGTTCCTTCTCTTCATTCTTTACGTTCTGGTGCTGAGCGCATTGGCCAAACCAAACCTCATAGGCGAACCCGTCACCAAGGATGTATCGCAAAGAGAGCTGCTCATCTCCGTGGACCTCTCAGGCTCTATGATGACCAAGGATTTCGTCAACAAAGAGGGCAAGGCCATTGATCGTCTCGAAGCGGTCAAGATGGTACTGCGCGATTTCCTGAAAGAACGCAAAGGTGAAAAGATAGGGCTGATCCTTTTCGGAAATGCCGCATTTGTCCAGGCACCTTTTACCCAGGACCTTGATGCACTCGAACACCTGCTCGACAGCCTGCGTGTCGGCATGGCCGGGCCGCAGACCGCAATGGGGGACTCCATAGGGCTGGCTGTGAAAATGTTTCGTGAAAGCAACGTGACAGACCGTATGCTCATCGTGATGAGCGACGGAGATGATACGGGCTCCAAAGTGCCTCCGAAGACCTCGGCCGAGCTCGCGGCAAAGAACGGGGTGAATGTCTTTACCATCGGCATCGGTGATCCCAAGAACGCCGGAGAGCATCCTATCGACACGGATACACTTAAAGAGATCGCAGCCATTACCGGTGGCAAATTCTACTATGCCTGGAACCTTGATGACCTTCAGGATATCTACAAGCAGATAGACAAGCTCAAACCCAAGGAGATCAAAGTGTTGAGCTACAGGCCGGTCAAAGAACTCTTTGCCTATCCGCTGCTGGCAGCGATCCTGCTGCTGCTTTTACAGGGTGCGTGGGTCTTCTGGCAGCATAAAAGGAGGGGTGCATGAGTTTCTTTGAAGCTTTTCATTTCCTAAGACCAGAGTGGCTCCTGCTGCTCATCCCCTCCTGGGCACTGGTCTACTGGCTGCTGAAAAATCAGGACGACATGGGGAAATGGCAGAAGATCATCAATCCCAAGCTGCTGAAACATTTGCTGCTCAACCCCGACAGGCAGCATTCCAAAATCGCCGCTCCATGGCATCTGGGCGCAGTACTGACCCTGATGGTACTGGCAGTGAGCGGACCAAGCTGGAAACTCAAACCCAACCCCTTCGCCGATGACCTGACCAGGGTCGTGCTGGTACAGAAGGTGGCGCCAAGTATGCTGACCACCGACATCACCCCTACACGTCTGGCCAGAGCCGGCATCAAAATGCAGGATCTCTTGGGACTGAGAAAAGATACGGCCGCGGCGCTCGTCGCCTACAGCGGTACGGCTCACCTGGTACTGCCCGCCACCAAAGACCACATGATCCTAAAAAGCTTCGCCCAGGCACTGGAACCTGCCATTATGCCGATGGAGGGAGACAATCTGCAGGACGCGCTCCTGCTGGCGGGCAAAGAGCTCAAGGACCAGAGCGGTACGATCATCATACTGATAGATGCCGTCAGTCCCTCCGCTGTCCAGGCAGCACTGAAGGCAGGCTTTCCCAAGTCGCAAAAGGTGATCTTCTGGCGTATCGCATCCAAAGAGCTCTCGAGCCCTCAGGAGTTTGAACGTGCCGCATCACTGATAGACGGTGAGTATGTAGGCTACACACCCGATATGCAGGATGTCAAAACCATTGACGAAATGATAGAGAAGCACTTTCACAACGCACACAAAGAAGATGCCACACGCTATGAAGATGGCGGGTATGTGCTGGTGCCGTTGATCTTCCTGCTGCTGATTCTGTGGGCAAGACAGGGCTTCATCGCCGAACTGTGGAGGGTCTCATGAGAATGTATTTCAAGTATAATCCGACACTGATACCCTTCGCCGTTATAGCGCTTCTTAGCGTACTGTGGCTTTTTTTTGGGTACAACGGCAGCGTTTCGGGGCTCTTTATCACACCTGACCAGGCGGGACAGCGTGCCTACAACAAAGGTGAATACAAAAAGGCCGCTGCTCTTTTTGAGAACAGTGACTGGAAAGGTGCCGCCCTCTTCAGGGCAGGCGAGTTCAAAAAAGCCAAAGCCATTTACCAGACACGTACTTCCAAAGAGGGCAAGTTCAACCTTGGGAATACACTGGTGATGCTGGGACTCTATGACAATGCCATCAAGGCATACGAGCTTGCACTTAAGATCGATCCGGACTTTAAGGAAGCGCAGGAGAACCTTGTCATCGCCGAAGCCCGAAAGAAACTCAAAGAGGTAGAAAACAGCGGCGAAGAGGGTGTAGGGAAACTGGGTGCGGACAAGATCGTCTTTGACAACAAGGAGAACAAAGGTGTAGAGGTCGAGGAGAGAGGCGAAGTACAATCCGCGCAGAATAATCCACAGTGGCTTGACAGGCTTCAAACGGGTCCCAAAGAGTTCCTGAAGAACAAATTCGCGTTCCAGTACAAGTTCGGGGAGGAGAAGCAATGAAAAAGCTGCTACTGCTCTGGGCTCTGATGAGTCTGATGCTCTTTGCTGCCGAAGGGGCGATCAAAGGCGATTTCAAAGTGTCTGTCGCGCCTTATGAGAAGCTTTACACGTCCGAGAAAGTCGTTGTCAACATAGAACTGCTCAGCAGTGCCTTCTCCATTACCGACGCGAAAATAGGGTTGGAGAATACGGCAGACTACATTGTACAGGCACCCAAAAGCGCGGGCTACCTTCAGACCATAGAAGTTGACGGAGAAGAGTGGCAGAAGGTACACTATGAGTACGCCCTCTATCCACTTCGCAGCGGCACTTTGGAGATCAAACCTTTCAAGATCAGCTTCTCCGCCTCCATGGGGTACGGACAGAAGAAAGAGCACTTCACCTTTACCACCGAACCGTTGCAACTGCGTGTAGATATGCAAACAGGAGTCAAAAAAGGCAGCTTCGTACTCTCTACAGAGGAGTACCGGGTCACTTCCAAGCTCAAACCCGCAAAACACAAACTCATTGTGGGCAATGCCCTGGAATTCACCGTTACACAGCAAGCCAAAGGCGTACCGGACATACTCCTGCCTGCCGTGCACTACCGTTCTTCACCGCTGCTGCGCGTCTATGACAAAGAGCCTCTGCTCAAGGAGGACCTCAAAGGAAAGTATGACGCCTCCAGAATGGACCGGTTCACCTTCGTCGCCATGCAGGAGGGGAACATTACCCTGGAGGCGCACACACTGCTGTGGTGGGACAGCAAAAATGAGAAGATCAAAAGAGAGACCGTCCCGGCCATAAGCCTGGAGATCAGCACTGACCCACAGATCGCCATCGACGCCCAAAAGAAAGCCCGTCACAAACTGATGCTGACCGCCGGTGCGATATTCCTGTTACTACTCATCATGGCTGTGATCCTCTACCCAAGGATCCAATGTTACATCAGCGAATACAGACACCGATACGAAGAGAGTGAAAAAGGGAAGTTCGATACCCTGATCAAAACACTTCACAAAGCGTCCATACGGGAAGTTTATGGCGCATTCTACCGCTGGCTTGAGTGTGTGGATGTGCAGTTGGCAAGAGTCGGATTTGTCAAACTCCGAAGGGACTATCCGGAGTTCACGGACACATTGGACGACTTCGAGAACGCATTGGCCAGGCAGGATGAAACATTGGATAAAAGAAAGCTCGAAGAGATGTTCAAGCACTTAAGAGAACAACTGCTTGTCAGCAAACAGCTCAAGAACAACGGTCTGGCAAAAACGATCAATCCATAACCGCATATACCCAAATCTCGAAATAGAATTCTTGTAATCTTTGCCATGCTCGTGTCCATGGGGTTTGTTTTCATGTTTGAGGCGTGCCCGTAGGTGCGGTGATGAGCAGGAAGCGAAGCCCATGAATGCAATGATTGTGAAGAGTGGTGAATTTCTATTTCGCGATTTGGGGTGAAGCAGGGCAGGTACCGATTAACCTATGCTACTGTATAATAATCCTACAATTCAGAAAAAAGGAAAATTTATGTCAAAACTCTTAAAAACAGCGATCGCGGCAGTGATGATCACCGGACTGACAGGCTGCGTCTCAACAAACGATATCAAAGTGGAGACCGTCAAATCCGAAAAAGCGAACCTCAAAGGATACAAGACCTATGAGATTATCAAAGAGAGCGGGGCGGTCGATACGACCAAGAAAGATCCGGCACTCAAAGGTGTCGATGTAGATGCCGGTATAAAAAAGATGATCAAAGAGACGCTGGCGAAAAAGGGAAAAACGGAAGTCAAGGCCGACCCTGACTTCTATGTGGCGTATCTCTTCGGTACGGATATGGACGCTTTGGAGATCAAACTCGATAAGGAGGGGGCAACAACGATCAAAAACGTGCCTGCAGCCGCTATGGTCCTCATGCTCGTGGATGCCGATACCGGCTCCATCCTCTGGATGTCCACTGCCGAAGCAGACTATAAGAACCTGCCGATCGAAGCAAAACGCGAGCGCATGAAATACGCGATCGAAAAAATGCTCAAGGGGCTGTAAGCCACCCCTGTGAAACGGCAGCAGAACCGTATCGTTCTGCTGCCGCACAACAATACGGATAGTTTATCCTCTCTCAATATAAAGTAAATTCCATGAAAAAAAATCTCTTGATGCTGCTGCTTTCCGGCCCACTCTTCGCGGGTAATAATGCGACATACATCGGTGACAAAACCTGTAGTGCCTGTCATACCAAAGAGGTGCACGAATGGCAGGGGTCTGACCATGCCAATGCAATGATGGTAGCGGACGAGAACTCGGTCAAAGCAGACTTCAACAACACGACTTTCGACTATCACGGCATCATCTCTACCTTCTACAGAAAAGAGGGCAAGTTCATGGTGCGTACCGACGGGCCCGACGGGAAACTGCATGACTATGAGATCGCCTATACTTTCGGTATCTACCCGCTGCAGCAGTACATGATAAAGTTTCCGGGCGGCAGGATACAGGTACTCGACCCTACCTGGGACAACCGGAGCAGAGAGGAAGGCGGGCAACGATGGTACCACATTCATGCCGATGAGAATGTGACAGCCGGGGATGTGCTGCACTGGACGGGGCCGAATATGAACTGGAACTATATGTGTGCAGACTGCCACTCCACGGACCTGAAAAAGAACTACGATGAAAAAAGCAGGTCATACCATACGACCTGGAGCAGCATCAATGTCTCCTGCGAAGCCTGTCATGGTCCTGCCTCCATACATTTGGACTGGACGCAGAACCAGGAATTGAACATCTCCAACAAAGGCTTTCCTCTCTCTTTGAAATACAAAGCAGGCAAGTGGGATATCAACAGCACCTCTCACAGGACAACCTTGACGGACAAAGAGATAGAAGTCTGTGCAAAATGCCACTCAAGACGTTCGCAGCTCGACGATGATTTCACTCCCGGCGACAAATTCTCGGACCACTACCTCGCAGTTTTACTTGATGAGGGGCTCTATTTTCCTGACGGAAAAATAGAGGATGAGGTCTATGTCTACGACTCCTTTCTGCAGAGCAAGATGTATGCAAAGGGAGTGACCTGCACCGACTGCCACAACCCGCATACCCTGAAACGCAGGGCGGCAGGTGACAGGGTCTGTTTCCAGTGCCATAGCGAAAAGCGTTATACGGCGACCTCACACCATAAACACAAAGAGGGAAGCAGCGGAAGTTCATGTGTAAGCTGTCACATGCCGGCACGCACCTATATGGGGGTGGACAGCCGCAACGACCATTCGTTCCGTATTCCGAGACCGGACATTTCCGTAGAAATGAAAGAGGTGCCCAATGCCTGTAATCTCTGCCATACGGACAAAACAGCCAAATGGGCTGCTGACGCCGTGAAAAAATGGTACGGAAAGATACCAGTAGGCAAACAGAACTTTTCCCATGCACTGCAGGCACTACGGACAAATGCCCAGGATGCCCCCAAAACACTGTATGCTGTACTGACGAGTAACGCTCCGGACATTGCCAAAGCGACCGTCACTGCCTACCTGGGGAACTACCCTTCGAAACAGACCTATACAACCACCCTGCAGATGCTGAGACGCTCGGATGCCAAAGTACGCAGAGCGGCGCTGCAGGCACTGGAGGCTTTCCCCCCGAAACTGCGGATGAAACAGACCTTTGAAATGCTTCAGGACCCTATCAAGATCGTCAGGATAGAAGCAGCACGGCAACTCTCGACATTCCCTCTGGGAAAAGTAGACAGTGACACTGCCCGGATACTCGAAAAGGCCTTTGACGAATATGAAAAGACTCTCCTGTTCACTGCCGAACGTCCGGAGTCTCAACTGTCACTGGGGGTATTCTACAGCAATCGGAAAATGCCGGGAAAAGCGGAAAAGGCCTATAAAGAAGCCCTTCGTCTGCAACCACAGTTCGTGCCGGGCTACATCAACTACAGCAATTTTTTACTGCAGCAGGGGAAAAACAGAGAAGCTTTCGACATTCTGAAAAAAGGACTTGCACTGTTGCCGAAAATGGGCGTATTGCATCATGCACTCGGTCTATGGTATGTGCGCAACAAGGAATCCGGCAAAGCGCTGGAGGAACTCAGGAAAGCTTTGGAACTTTCACCGGACAATGCCCGTTTCGCCTACGTCTATGCTGTAGCCCTGGCGGAAAATGACCCGAAAAAAGCCATTGAAGTACTTGAAAAAGCCTATAAAAGGCACCGTGGAGACCAACAAATCGTCTCTGCGTTACGCTATTACTACAAACAGACGGGCGATACGGAAAAAAGCAAACTGTACGAGGAGAAGCTTAAAGCGCTGCAGAAGGTTTCCGTACGTTAGCTTCATGCTCCGGTATAGAGCTGTCTCGGTCTGGCGATCTTCGACTGAGGGTCCTTTTTGAACTCGATCCACTGCGTGATCCACCCCACCGTTCTTCCGATGACAAAAATCGGCGTGAACATATTTTTCGGGATCTGGAGTGCCGTCAGGATGATACCGGTGTAGAAGTCGATATTGGGGTAGAGGTTCCTTGAGACGAAGTACTCGTCGCGCAGGGCGATCTCTTCTATCTTCCCTGCGATCTCCATCAGGCGCGAGTCGAGCTGAAGTTCTTCTTTGAGCTCATCCTGCAGTGTTTTGAGTATCTTTGCACGCGGGTCGAAGTTCTTGTAGACGCGGTGTCCGAATCCCATCAGCCTGAAGTCGTCATCGGGGTCCTTGGCTCTGGCAATGTATTTTTCCACATTCTCAACCGAACCGATCATCTCAAGCTGTGCAATGACCGACTCGTTCGCACCTCCGTGCGCACGCCCCCACAGTGCAGCGATCCCCGAAGAGATGGCGACGTAAGGGTGCGCCCCGGTGGAAGCTACTCCCCTTACCACCGTAGTCGAAGCATTCTGTTCATGGTCGGCATGCAGGGTGAAGATGGTGTCGAGTGCCCTGACCTCGACCTCTTTGATCTCCTCATGGCCATTGGGGCCAAGGTGCATCTTCCCTCCCGGATAGGCGCGCATCATCGTCAGGAAATTTTTCGTGAAGCTCAGGTCGATATCGGGCTGGATGAAGGGAATGCCCAGCGAATGCCGGTAGGCAAAGGCGGCGATGGTCGGCATCTTTGCAAGGAGTCGGCTGGCCATGGTATGATAGTCCGCATCGTTGTCGAGAGTGAGATGCTCCTTGTGGAAGGAGGCCAGTGCAGTGATAGTTGCCGAAAGGGTAGCCATGGGATGCGCATTGTTCGGAAACGCATCGAAGAGAAGCCGCAGGTTTTCATGAATGTAGGCGCGGTGGCGCAGTTCAAGGTCGAAATCCTGCAAAGCCTCTTTCGAGGGAAGTTCTCCGTTCAAAAGTAGATAACAGGTCTCCAGATAGCTGTGTTCCGTCGCCAGTTTCTCGATAGGTATGCCCCGGTACCGAAGCTCCCCCTTTGCACCGTCAATAAAAGTGATCTGGGAAGAACAGCTTGCCGTAGAGGTATACCCCGGATCGTAGGTAAACATACCCGTATCGGCAAAAAAACTCCGCAAGTCCACCACTGAAGGGCCGCGTGTCCCGTCCATGATGTCATATTCATAACTTTGTCCGCTTCTGTTATCCGTGAGTGTGACCGTTGCTTTATTCATGACAGACTCCTTCCTAATAATGATTTTTCTATATACTATCATATTTCTATTTTGTAGAATCTGTGTGGAGTATATTCTAATTATTTCAAGGAACACTATTACTACCACCACTAAGACTATAGCGATATAATACGCCCAAAACGAAGGAGATACAATGAAACAATTTGAAAATGTAAATGTAGAACTTGAAGGCAACAGCTATTTTGACGGAGCTGTCACAAGCCGTACGGTCAACTTCCCAGACGGCAGCAGAAAAACACTTGGTTTCATGCTTCCCGGCGAGTACGAGTTCGGTACAGCCGCTGCAGAACTTATGGAGATCACCTCCGGTGAACTCGATGTTAAACTGCCGGGCAGTGACGAATGGCTCAGCATCAAGGGCGGAGAATCTTTCAACGTACCGGCAGACAGCAAGTTCCAGGTAAAAGTAAAGCGCGTGACGGATTACTGCTGCAGCTATTTGTAATGCCTATCATCCAAAGTGGTTCCGGTATTACACACTGACTACACAAAAGAAAGATATACTTGCAGCAAGAAGGTTAAAAAGAGTGCCTCCTCCCCCTTCTCCCTTTTAGCACTCAACCCCGGCAACAGGGATTAACCTTCTAAAGTAAACGGGTGATTTTTCATTTTATATAAGTCAGTGCAACCTCCTCAGCACTTTTTGATAAACTCATGGAAAGGTCACCCTGTACTTCAAGTTTTCCTAACGAATTTTCTTTGTAGCTAAAAACAACAAGCAGTTGTTGTATCGTTCTGCCTTCGCGGGTCGCTTTGCTTCACCGCTTCGGTTTCTCTCCTACAAACGTGAAGCAGTTCACGTTTGCTTAACGGAGATCACCCCATCCATGCATCTTCTTCGATATCAGTACATCATAATGTTCGAACATATCGTCTATGGTACTGCTTGCGACATAGTAGTGTTCTTCGAGCAGTCTCATCCACTCATAGCGTTCCGTATGACTCTTTTTGGGAAGGAAGATAAGGATGTTGCCTGCATTTTTAATGATGGGGTGACATCGCTTCACAAAGTCCTCAAGCATATCATCCTCTATCTTTGCCGTTACAAAAACAAAATCATACAGTTTCCCCTGTATCATATATCGGGGTCTTTCAAGTGCAAATTTGAGTGTTTTGACATTCTCATTTTCCCGGTATTTTTCTGACATTTTCTCATAAAAGGCAAGCTCGGTGCAGTTGATCTGATATTCATACCCTTTTTGTTGACAGAAATCGGCCAATACCTCTGTCATCTCCTCACCGCTGTCAGCAAAATGTGCCATGCAGATCATCGGGTGATCCGGGATGATCTGCAGCAATTGTTCCAGTTTTGTTCTTTCAATTTTTTTCATAGTTGCAGTGTAGCAAAAAATCAGTCTAAATCAGTATAATGTTTTCAAAAAACGCATCAAGGATTTCATGAATGTTACGTAAAAAGATATATAACCCAGAATCCGAAGAGAGAACCAGTGACAGGAAGATCTTCGGCGGTGACCCTACAGGGATATTTGAACTCAATGATATCAAATACCAGTGGGCATACAACCTCTGGGAGATGATGCTCAACAATACCTGGTTCCCCAAAGAGGTGGACATGACAAGAGATGTCAACGACTATAAACGGTTGACAGATGCCGAGAAACAGGCTTACGACAAAGTGCTTGCACAGCTGATCTTTATGGACTCTTTACAGACCAACAATATCATTGACAACCTAAACCCCTTCATTACTGCTCCTGAGGTCAACCTCATTCTGGTAAGGCAGGCATTCGAAGAAGCGTTGCACTCACAAAGCTATGCGGTCATGGTTGACAGTATTTCCACCAACTCCGAAGAGATCTACGAACTTTGGCGAAGAGACATGAAGCTCAAGTCCAAGAATGACGCCATTGCAAAAGTTTATGAGGAACTGTCCGAGAATCCTACAGATGAGAATATCGTCAAAGCGATGTTCGCCAACCAGATCCTTGAGGGGATCTACTTCTACAGCGGATTTACCTACCTTTATACCTTGGCACGTTCGGACAAGATGCTCGGAACCGCTCAGATGATCCGTTTCATCCAGAGAGATGAGGTGACACACCTGCTGCTCTTCCAGAATATGATCAATGCAACGAAAAGAGAGCGCCCTGAACTTTTCACCAAAGAGTTGATAGACGACGTGTACCAGATGTTCAGAGATGCTGTCAAGCTGGAATGCGAATGGGGCACCTATATCACTCAGGGACAGATACTGGGCCTGACCAATGAGATCATCGAGCAGTATATCCAGTACCTTGCCGACAAAAGACTGCATGCCGTGGGGCTTGAAAAGATCTATAATGTGGAACATCCCATCAAATGGGTTGACAATTTCTCGCAATTCAATGACCAGAAGACCAACTTCTTTGAGGGGAATGTAACCAACTACTCCAAAGGAAGTCTGGATCTGGACGACTTTTAGGAAACACCTATGTTCAGCAGAATACCAAAGACCATGGAAGCCGTTGTCCTACAGCTTCCCAGTAAAAAACGCTATCAGGAAAATCTTGACAAGCTGATCGAACTGATCGGCCTGCATCACGACAAGCAGATCATTGTAGCGCCCGAAGTCTGTCTCACCGCCTATGATTACGAACATTTGGAAACAGCAGCCATGTTCTCTGCCAAGGCACTTAAAACACTGAAAAAAGAGATCAATGAACAGATCCTTGTACTCACACTGATCCTCAAAGAGGGTGACGAGTATGTCAATCAGGCCGTGGTGATCCATCAACACAAAGTCGTACACAGACAGAACAAGGTCAAACTTTTCAAACTTGGAGACGAAGACCTCTATCTTCAGGCCGGAAGAGAAAAGAAGATCAAACCTTTTGAGATCGACGGGGTGAAATATGCCCTGCTGATCTGCTTTGAACTGCGTTTCAAGGATCTGTGGAAACGCATAGAGGGTGCCGATATTGTGCTGGTAACTGCCAGATGGGGCAAACAGCGCAAACTACACCTCGAGATACTTTCACGGGCCCTGGCAGTGATGAATCAGTGCTATGTCCTCCTCTCCAACAGTGCCGACAGCGATATGGCAAAATCATCTGCCATCATTGCTCCCAACGGCAATGTGGTCATGGATGACAGCAAAGAAGCCGTCGAAGGCACCGTTGATTTCAGGGAAATAAAGAAGATGCGCCGATACATCGTAATGGATTAAGGGCTCCTCTAATCACATTTTGGCTAAAATTCGCACATTATTAGGGCTAAGGACAAAGAGTAAATGATCAAAGCAAGGAACCGGCAGCATCTTGTCTCGGAAATAGATAAACATTTTCTACTGGATGAACATGTCAAAGAAGCATTTTTGAATGTAGACAGAGAAGCCTTTGTACCCAAAGAGTTCAAACACCTTTCCTACAATCTTGATGCCCTCCCTCTGGCGGCAAGCCAGTGGATCTCCTCACCCCTGACCGTTGCAAAAGTGACACAGCATCTCGAGCTCAAAGGGGTAGACTCCGTACTTGAGGTCGGTTGTGGGAGCGGCTACCAGGCGGCAATCCTCAGCAAGATCTGTCGAAGGGTCTTTACTATCGAACGTATCGATGAACTCCTCAAAGAAGCCAAAGCCAAATTCTCCCAGCTTGAAATTCACAATATCTTCACCCGTTTCGACGACGGACAGCGCGGATGGAAACAGTATGCACCTTTTGAACGCATCCTCTTCTCCGCAACGGCAAAAGAGGTCCCCGAAGTACTCTTCGAACAGCTGGCAGAAGGCGGCATACTCATTGCACCTATAGAACAGGGGCCGGACTACCACATCATTACACGTTTCTACAAAAAGAACGGGCGCATCACTTCCGAAACCATAGAACCCTGTCTTTTTGTACCCGTACTTGACGGTACACAGAAGTAAACATTCCCCTGACTTTCCCTTTACACGATAAAATATAGGGCACCTCTAAATGTCAACCTTTCATAAAAATTATGCTATGATTTATAAAACTGTAAACAGGGAAGCGTATGGAAAAATTGATGAAACCTGCGGAGTATGCCAAAGAACTCGGTATTTCAAGACAGGCGGTTTACGCAAAGATCAAACGGGGCATACTGACAGCGAAGAATGTTGACGGTAAACTTTACATCGTTGTTGACAAAGAAGCCAAAAAAGAGAAAACACCTGCAGCTGCCGAAATCAAAAAAACGACAACTTCCAAATCTGCCACAGCAAATCTGGCAGACAAGCAAACGGACTATAAGGCACTGCTTGACGCCAAAGATGAAACGATCGCTGTACTCAAAGATACGGTCAAAGACCTCAAAGAG
Coding sequences:
- a CDS encoding multiheme c-type cytochrome, which translates into the protein MKKNLLMLLLSGPLFAGNNATYIGDKTCSACHTKEVHEWQGSDHANAMMVADENSVKADFNNTTFDYHGIISTFYRKEGKFMVRTDGPDGKLHDYEIAYTFGIYPLQQYMIKFPGGRIQVLDPTWDNRSREEGGQRWYHIHADENVTAGDVLHWTGPNMNWNYMCADCHSTDLKKNYDEKSRSYHTTWSSINVSCEACHGPASIHLDWTQNQELNISNKGFPLSLKYKAGKWDINSTSHRTTLTDKEIEVCAKCHSRRSQLDDDFTPGDKFSDHYLAVLLDEGLYFPDGKIEDEVYVYDSFLQSKMYAKGVTCTDCHNPHTLKRRAAGDRVCFQCHSEKRYTATSHHKHKEGSSGSSCVSCHMPARTYMGVDSRNDHSFRIPRPDISVEMKEVPNACNLCHTDKTAKWAADAVKKWYGKIPVGKQNFSHALQALRTNAQDAPKTLYAVLTSNAPDIAKATVTAYLGNYPSKQTYTTTLQMLRRSDAKVRRAALQALEAFPPKLRMKQTFEMLQDPIKIVRIEAARQLSTFPLGKVDSDTARILEKAFDEYEKTLLFTAERPESQLSLGVFYSNRKMPGKAEKAYKEALRLQPQFVPGYINYSNFLLQQGKNREAFDILKKGLALLPKMGVLHHALGLWYVRNKESGKALEELRKALELSPDNARFAYVYAVALAENDPKKAIEVLEKAYKRHRGDQQIVSALRYYYKQTGDTEKSKLYEEKLKALQKVSVR
- a CDS encoding citrate synthase, with the protein product MNKATVTLTDNRSGQSYEYDIMDGTRGPSVVDLRSFFADTGMFTYDPGYTSTASCSSQITFIDGAKGELRYRGIPIEKLATEHSYLETCYLLLNGELPSKEALQDFDLELRHRAYIHENLRLLFDAFPNNAHPMATLSATITALASFHKEHLTLDNDADYHTMASRLLAKMPTIAAFAYRHSLGIPFIQPDIDLSFTKNFLTMMRAYPGGKMHLGPNGHEEIKEVEVRALDTIFTLHADHEQNASTTVVRGVASTGAHPYVAISSGIAALWGRAHGGANESVIAQLEMIGSVENVEKYIARAKDPDDDFRLMGFGHRVYKNFDPRAKILKTLQDELKEELQLDSRLMEIAGKIEEIALRDEYFVSRNLYPNIDFYTGIILTALQIPKNMFTPIFVIGRTVGWITQWIEFKKDPQSKIARPRQLYTGA
- a CDS encoding pyrimidine/purine nucleoside phosphorylase — protein: MKQFENVNVELEGNSYFDGAVTSRTVNFPDGSRKTLGFMLPGEYEFGTAAAELMEITSGELDVKLPGSDEWLSIKGGESFNVPADSKFQVKVKRVTDYCCSYL
- a CDS encoding ribonucleotide-diphosphate reductase subunit beta, translating into MLRKKIYNPESEERTSDRKIFGGDPTGIFELNDIKYQWAYNLWEMMLNNTWFPKEVDMTRDVNDYKRLTDAEKQAYDKVLAQLIFMDSLQTNNIIDNLNPFITAPEVNLILVRQAFEEALHSQSYAVMVDSISTNSEEIYELWRRDMKLKSKNDAIAKVYEELSENPTDENIVKAMFANQILEGIYFYSGFTYLYTLARSDKMLGTAQMIRFIQRDEVTHLLLFQNMINATKRERPELFTKELIDDVYQMFRDAVKLECEWGTYITQGQILGLTNEIIEQYIQYLADKRLHAVGLEKIYNVEHPIKWVDNFSQFNDQKTNFFEGNVTNYSKGSLDLDDF
- a CDS encoding carbon-nitrogen hydrolase family protein; its protein translation is MFSRIPKTMEAVVLQLPSKKRYQENLDKLIELIGLHHDKQIIVAPEVCLTAYDYEHLETAAMFSAKALKTLKKEINEQILVLTLILKEGDEYVNQAVVIHQHKVVHRQNKVKLFKLGDEDLYLQAGREKKIKPFEIDGVKYALLICFELRFKDLWKRIEGADIVLVTARWGKQRKLHLEILSRALAVMNQCYVLLSNSADSDMAKSSAIIAPNGNVVMDDSKEAVEGTVDFREIKKMRRYIVMD
- a CDS encoding protein-L-isoaspartate(D-aspartate) O-methyltransferase produces the protein MIKARNRQHLVSEIDKHFLLDEHVKEAFLNVDREAFVPKEFKHLSYNLDALPLAASQWISSPLTVAKVTQHLELKGVDSVLEVGCGSGYQAAILSKICRRVFTIERIDELLKEAKAKFSQLEIHNIFTRFDDGQRGWKQYAPFERILFSATAKEVPEVLFEQLAEGGILIAPIEQGPDYHIITRFYKKNGRITSETIEPCLFVPVLDGTQK